The DNA window CTTCCCGCTGAAGAAGGGCGTCGTGCACGCCGTCGAGGGCGTGAGCTTCCAGGTGGACGAGGGCGAGATCCTGGCCATCGTCGGCGAGTCGGGCTCCGGCAAGTCGGTGACCAGCCTGTCGGTGATGGGCCTCTTGGCCGAGCCGGGGCACGTGTCCGGCGGCGTGATAGAGTTCCAGGGCCGCGACCTCGTGGGCCTGTCCGAGCGGGAGTACCGCGAGCTGCGCGGCAACGACATGGCCATGATCTTCCAGGAGCCCATGACGTCGCTGAACCCGGTGTACCGCGTGGGCAACCAGATAGTCGAGGCCATCCGCACGCACGAGAAGGTGTCGAAGAAGGACGCCCGCGAGCGCGCGATCGACCTTTTGCGCAAGGTGGGCATCCCCAGTCCCGAGGCGCGCATCGACGACTACCCGCACCAGATGTCGGGCGGCATGCGCCAGCGCGTCATGATCGCCATGGCGCTGGCCTGCAACCCGAAGCTCTTGATCGCCGACGAGCCCACCACGGCCCTCGACGTGACCATCCAGGCGCAGATCCTCGACCTGCTGCGCCGCCTGCGCGACGACACGGGCATGGCGGTGCTCTTGATCACGCACGATCTGGGCGTGGTGAGCGAGACGGCCGACCGCGTGGTGGTCATGTACTGCGGCCAGGTGGTGGAGGAGGCCGAAGTGCGCACGCTCTTCGACCACCCGATGCATCCCTACACGCTGGGCCTGCTGAAGTCCATCCCGCGCCTCGAGGACGACGACTCGAAGCGCCTGTACATGATCAAGGGCATGGTGCCCAACCCCCTCGAGATGCCGCCGGGCTGCCACTTCTCCGACCGGTGCGACTCGTGCATGGACATCTGCCGCCAGAAGATGCCCGACATCGTGGACGTGGGCGGCCACAAGGTGCGCTGCTTCTTGTACGAGGATGCCGAGGGCGAGGTCAAGGGCGCTTCCGCCATCGCGGCCGCCGAGGCCGAGGCGCACGCCGACGCGGAGGCCGCGCGCGAGGTGGAGACCGCCGAGGCGCTGCTGGCCGCCGAGGAGATCCGCGAGGCAGAGATAGAGGAGCTCGAGAAGAACGAGGAGGCGATACGATGAGCGAGAACATCGCAGCCGGCGCATCCGCGCAGGCGGACGCGCCCGAGCAGGATATCCTGCTCGACGTCCAGCACCTCACGAAGCGCTTCGCCGCCGAGACGAACTTCTTCGGCCGCGCCACGTCCTACGTGCAGGCCGTGGACGACGTGAGCTTCCAGATCCGCCGCGGCGAGGCGTTCGGCCTGGTGGGCGAGTCGGGCTGCGGCAAGACCACCGTGGGCAAGATGCTGGTGAACCTGCTTCGGCCCACGTCGGGCACCATCGTGTTCGACGGGCACGACCTCACGGCCATGAAGCAGGCCGAACGCAAGCGCTACTGCAAGGACATCCAGCTGATCTTCCAGGATCCCTACGCGTCGCTCAACCCCCGCATGCGCGTGGGCGACATCATCGCCGAGCCCATCATCACGAACAACATCCTGCCGAAGGACCAGGTGGAGGACCGCGTGAACGACCTCCTGGAATGCGTGGGC is part of the Arabiibacter massiliensis genome and encodes:
- a CDS encoding ABC transporter ATP-binding protein, encoding MLLSVRNLCTDFPLKKGVVHAVEGVSFQVDEGEILAIVGESGSGKSVTSLSVMGLLAEPGHVSGGVIEFQGRDLVGLSEREYRELRGNDMAMIFQEPMTSLNPVYRVGNQIVEAIRTHEKVSKKDARERAIDLLRKVGIPSPEARIDDYPHQMSGGMRQRVMIAMALACNPKLLIADEPTTALDVTIQAQILDLLRRLRDDTGMAVLLITHDLGVVSETADRVVVMYCGQVVEEAEVRTLFDHPMHPYTLGLLKSIPRLEDDDSKRLYMIKGMVPNPLEMPPGCHFSDRCDSCMDICRQKMPDIVDVGGHKVRCFLYEDAEGEVKGASAIAAAEAEAHADAEAAREVETAEALLAAEEIREAEIEELEKNEEAIR